AGATTAATGGTTGGATCGCAATGCGGTATAACCAGTTCAAGCATTTCACCATTAGCAGGTAAGGGTGTGTTGCCGAGTGCGGTAATTTTTCCGTGTTCATCGCCAAACCCTCCCCAATCGTATTCCAATCCTTCATGGCTTATTATTTTAGGCTTGTGGTGAGCATTCGCATAAATGGCTTTGGTGCCTGCATCGACTGTTACGTGCTCCATGCGGTTGCAGCTGATCACCGTCGTCAACAGAGTCATTGCCGGTTGAAAAACAGGGGTAGGTGCATTACCCTGCGACTCAATCAGGCTGTATTCGACATCCATCACCGCATAAGAACCCGGCTGAATTTCAGTAATTTCGGTGGCCTCCACATCGATATCGTAAGTTCCTGTGCCTGAACCCGTTAAAATGCGGCAGGGTAAATCCTGGCTTCTGAATGCCTTTCGAATGTCACTGGCCTTTTGCATCACCTGCAGGGATTTGCTTTTACGCTCCTCGTAGGATGAAATGTGCTGCAAATGCCCGGCGTAACATTGAATGCCCACCAGATTTAGCCAGGGGTATTTGCTGAGTTTCAATGCAAAATTAACAGCGTAATCCGGCCTTACACCCGTTCTGCCTAGCCCTGAATCGACATCAACCAGCACATTGATGGGAGTGTTAATCCCCTCGCCTGCTGCGTTTAAATCAGCCAAATTCTGCTCATTATCGACCACCACCAGAATATCCGGGTCTTTTTGCAGGCAAGCCACCAGGCGTGCAATTTTAGCCGCGGTAACAACAGGCGAGGTGATTAAAATATTCTTAAGTCCATGATTAATCAACATTTCCGCCTCAGACACTTTCGCCACGCTCAAACCAATGGCACCATACTCGACCTGCAATTCAGCCAGGCGGGAACACTTATGCGTTTTAACATGAGGGCGTACCTGGATGGCGTGGCGTAGCGCATGTTGCTTCATTTCCTCAAGATTTTGAAGCAGCGTGCTTTTTTCAATAACGAGACATGGGGTGTCCAATTCCTGTTTTAACATGAGTGCTTGTCCTGAATAACAAATCAAAAAGAATAACAGGAATACAGCCGAGGTGCATGCCCTCGCAGTAAACTGAATTATAAGTCCGGCTCTTGAATACGATGCCTGGAAGGCTCCGTGTCGGGAGAATGCCAGGGATCCCTTTCAGGGAGCGTATCGGGATGGGGTTGTTGCGGTTTTTTTGGTTTTTTATCGTTTGGTCTCTGAGCGGGGTATTCTTCCGAGGCCGGTGGATCTTCGATTTCAGGCTTTATCACATCCGGACTCATGGGAGATAATTCATGGACGTGGTTTTTTGAATGGTTTGACATGGTAACCTCCTTGTGTCCCTAGCGAATAAAAACATAAATAAGAATAAAAAAAGCGGGATTTTTTGCCTAAAATCCCGCGCAATACAATCTATTTTTCATCATTTCCTCGGGAATTTTTACCTCCTTTTCTCCCGGCTTCGCTTAGGCTTTCATGGCCTCTTGTTTCAGCTGCTTTTTTATGATCGGCGGCTTGACCGCCTTTACGACCTGCTTCACTTAGGCTGTCGTGACCTCTTGTTTCAGCTGCCTTTTTTCCGCCTTCACTTGTTCCAGTCATAGCAATCTCCTTTTTATAGTTAGAATTGAATGTAAATTTCAATTAAAAATTAAATAAACACTCCTATTTATTTTTAAGAAAATAAATTAAAAATGTCAAAGCAAAAACTATATTATTTTTTATTAAAAATTACACTATTAATTTGAAAAATTTTCTATTATGAATTAGAATAAAAAAAACAAGGGACGCGCAATTTAAGATCACCTGCTTTAAAAAAGGACATTAATCAATGCCTTGCGCCAAACCAGCCTCAATTTACTCTGCTCCCCTACTGGATAATCCTTCTGAATCAGTTAAACTTATACTAAAAGCGATGTTACAAAGAGGATTTGCATGAAACCATCGTTGCAGCTCAGTATTTCGCAACAGTTAACCCTTACGCCCCAGCTTCAACAGGCAATCCGTTTGCTTCAATTGTCTACGGTTGACTTGCAGCAGGAAATCCAGCAAATCGTAGAATCAAACCCCATGCTTGAAGCCACGCCACATGAGGAAAAGGACGAACCGAATCCTGAACAAAACAAACCTCAGGATGAATTCATGGATTTCCAATGGTCGCAGCTTTATTCAAACACCAATAAACGGGCAAGCTTCGACGAGCCTGATTTCAATTATGACAATTTGTACTGCACAACAACCAATCTGCAGGATCACCTGCGCTGGCAGCTTGACTTAACCCCCATGAGCGACGTGGACAGGGTTATTGCCACAGCCATTATCGACGCAGTCGATGATGACGGTTTCCTCACTGTTCCGGTTGATGAGCTTCATGCCAGCCTCAACAGTGAGCATTGCCCTATCGAAATTGAGGAAATAATTGCAGTCAAACACCGCATACAACAATTTGATCCTGTCGGCTGCGCTGCCAATAGCCTCGCTGAGACACTGCTGGTTCAGCTTCAGCAATTGGAAGAAGAGGAAGAGGTGGCCTTGGCCAAACGCATCCTGCGCAATGACATTGAATTATTGGGCCAACATAATTATCGGCAATTGATGAAGAATTACCAGGTGAACGAATCAACCCTGGATAAGGTTCTTCAGATTATCCAAAGCTTAAACCCCAAACCCGGCAGCCTCATTAATCAGGCCACAACCGAATACATTATTCCAGACATCACCGTCAAAAAAATCGACGGCGTCTGGCAGGCCTTTTTAAATAACAACACACTGCCCCGCTTAAGCATCAATAACCATTATGCTGCCTTAATTCAGCGTGCTGACAACAGCGCTGACAACCAGTTTTTGAAAAACAATCTCCAGGAAGCCCGCTGGTTCTTAAAAAGCGTCCAAAGCCGTCAGGAAACGCTGCTGAAAGTAGCCAGTTGCATCGTCAAATACCAGCAGGATTTTCTCGAGCTCGGCGATGAAGCGATGAAACCGCTTATTTTAAATGACGTGGCTCAGGCCCTGGACATGCACGAATCAACGATTTCAAGGGTCACTACCCAAAAATTCATGCACACCCCCCGCGGGGTTTTTGAATTAAAATATTTCTTTTCAAGCCATGTAGCCACGGCCAATGGCGGTGAATGCTCGTCCACTGCCATCCGCGCAGTCATTAAAAAACTCATTGCCGCGGAAAACCGGAAAAAACCATTGAGCGACAGTAAAATTGCCCAATTAATAGGCGAGCAAGGCATTCACGTGGCACGCCGTACTGTGGCAAAATACCGGGAGGCTATGGGTATTGCTCCCTCAAACGAGCGCAAAACCATCCGTAGTTAAGTGTTAATCAATTGAAGGAGAATGTTATGCAAATCAACTTCACAGGCCACCATGTTGAAGTGACGCCTGCCTTGAGGGCTTTTACGCAGGATAAATTTGATAAACTGGAGCGTCATTTTGATAAAATCACCGCCATTAATGTGATTTTTGATGTAGAAA
This Legionella sp. MW5194 DNA region includes the following protein-coding sequences:
- a CDS encoding DSD1 family PLP-dependent enzyme, which gives rise to MLKQELDTPCLVIEKSTLLQNLEEMKQHALRHAIQVRPHVKTHKCSRLAELQVEYGAIGLSVAKVSEAEMLINHGLKNILITSPVVTAAKIARLVACLQKDPDILVVVDNEQNLADLNAAGEGINTPINVLVDVDSGLGRTGVRPDYAVNFALKLSKYPWLNLVGIQCYAGHLQHISSYEERKSKSLQVMQKASDIRKAFRSQDLPCRILTGSGTGTYDIDVEATEITEIQPGSYAVMDVEYSLIESQGNAPTPVFQPAMTLLTTVISCNRMEHVTVDAGTKAIYANAHHKPKIISHEGLEYDWGGFGDEHGKITALGNTPLPANGEMLELVIPHCDPTINLFDQFYLVDNGRVVDVWDIDLRGKSQ
- a CDS encoding RNA polymerase factor sigma-54 translates to MKPSLQLSISQQLTLTPQLQQAIRLLQLSTVDLQQEIQQIVESNPMLEATPHEEKDEPNPEQNKPQDEFMDFQWSQLYSNTNKRASFDEPDFNYDNLYCTTTNLQDHLRWQLDLTPMSDVDRVIATAIIDAVDDDGFLTVPVDELHASLNSEHCPIEIEEIIAVKHRIQQFDPVGCAANSLAETLLVQLQQLEEEEEVALAKRILRNDIELLGQHNYRQLMKNYQVNESTLDKVLQIIQSLNPKPGSLINQATTEYIIPDITVKKIDGVWQAFLNNNTLPRLSINNHYAALIQRADNSADNQFLKNNLQEARWFLKSVQSRQETLLKVASCIVKYQQDFLELGDEAMKPLILNDVAQALDMHESTISRVTTQKFMHTPRGVFELKYFFSSHVATANGGECSSTAIRAVIKKLIAAENRKKPLSDSKIAQLIGEQGIHVARRTVAKYREAMGIAPSNERKTIRS